In Aliarcobacter faecis, a genomic segment contains:
- the lpxD gene encoding UDP-3-O-(3-hydroxymyristoyl)glucosamine N-acyltransferase, whose product MRLSEIVEHVGLKCNIDIEISGLNSLLDATPSELTFLENKKYVNDLKDTKAAAVLVNLENSKEVPSSTIAIVCEEPYLYLAKISKLFAPNIIELDGEKPLVGGGTKVMPNVYIGKNSRIGSDCTIMAGAFIGDNVTIGNNTIIYPNVSIYRDCIIGNDCIIHAGTVIGSDGFGFANTKDGKYIKIYQNGNVIIGSDVEIGANCTIDRAVFKSTIIEDGVRIDNLVHIAHNCKIGRGSILVTQVGLSGSTTLHPYVIMGGQSATSGHLEIAAFTTIAARGGVTKSITEPKKSWAGFPLFEHRQWLKLQGKISNLLK is encoded by the coding sequence ATGAGATTAAGTGAAATAGTTGAGCATGTTGGTTTAAAATGTAATATTGATATTGAAATTAGTGGATTAAACTCTTTATTAGATGCAACACCAAGTGAACTTACTTTTTTAGAGAATAAAAAATATGTAAATGATTTAAAAGATACAAAAGCTGCTGCTGTTTTAGTAAATTTAGAAAATAGTAAAGAAGTTCCTAGTTCAACTATTGCTATTGTTTGTGAAGAGCCATATTTGTATTTAGCAAAAATATCTAAACTTTTTGCTCCAAATATTATAGAACTTGATGGAGAAAAACCATTAGTTGGTGGTGGAACAAAGGTTATGCCAAATGTTTATATTGGAAAAAACTCAAGAATTGGAAGTGATTGTACTATTATGGCAGGAGCTTTTATAGGGGATAATGTAACTATTGGAAATAATACAATTATCTATCCAAATGTATCAATTTATAGAGATTGTATTATTGGAAATGATTGTATTATTCACGCAGGGACTGTTATAGGAAGTGATGGTTTTGGTTTTGCAAATACAAAAGATGGTAAGTATATAAAAATTTATCAAAATGGAAATGTAATTATAGGTTCAGATGTTGAAATAGGAGCAAATTGTACAATTGATAGAGCCGTTTTTAAATCTACAATAATTGAAGATGGAGTTAGAATTGATAATTTAGTTCATATTGCACATAATTGTAAAATAGGGCGTGGTTCTATTTTAGTAACTCAAGTTGGACTTTCTGGTTCTACAACTTTACACCCTTATGTTATAATGGGTGGACAAAGTGCAACTTCTGGGCATCTTGAAATTGCGGCATTTACAACAATAGCTGCAAGAGGTGGAGTTACAAAAAGTATAACAGAACCTAAAAAATCATGGGCAGGATTTCCTTTGTTTGAGCATAGACAGTGGCTTAAACTTCAAGGTAAAATCTCAAATTTATTAAAATAA